A genomic region of Zea mays cultivar B73 chromosome 6, Zm-B73-REFERENCE-NAM-5.0, whole genome shotgun sequence contains the following coding sequences:
- the LOC109940459 gene encoding uncharacterized protein K02A2.6-like → MGHQFLLVATDYFTKWTEAVALKNMTHKEVIEFITEHIIHRFGIPQTLTTDQGTSFMSKEVREFAELYRIKLLNSSPYYAQANGQAESSNRTLINLIKKKISDNPKRWHKILSEALWAHRISKHRATKVSPFELVYGQEAVLPVEISLNAVRFARQNDLTATDYYNSMMDNIDEVTDKRMIAMGAIEKDKTMVARAYNKKVKAKSFQVGDLVWKTILPLRNKDRKFGKWSPSSEGPYKVKQVLSGNAYLLQTLQGKDLPKALNG, encoded by the coding sequence atggGGCATCAGTttttgttagttgccactgactatttcaccaaatggactgaagccgttgctctaaagaacatgacgcacaaggaggtaattgagttcataactgagcatattattcatagattcggcattccccagaccttgactacagatcaaggtacttcttttatgtcaaaggaggtgcgtgaatttgctgaattatacagaattaagctgcttaattcatctccatattatgctcaggccaatggacaggccgagtctagtaataggacattgattaatttgataaaaaagaagatatctgataatcctaaacgttggcataagattttgtctgaagctttatgggctcatagaatatctaaacatagggctactaaagtatctccttttgagcttgtctatgggcaggaagcagtgttgcctgtggaaataagtttgaatgctgtcaggttcgccagacaaaatgatctaactgctactgattattataattcaatgatggataatattgatgaggtgaccgacaagaggatgatagctatgggagcaatagaaaaggacaagaccatggtagccagggcctacaacaagaaggtcaaagcaaaatcatttcaagtaggggacctggtgtggaagaccattctgcctctaaggaataaagaccggaagttcgggaaatggtcgccaagctcggagggtccttataaagtaaaacaagtgttgtctggcaacgcctatttgctacaaacattacaaggcaaggatttgcctaaggctttgaatggg
- the LOC100216997 gene encoding putative protein kinase superfamily protein isoform X1, with protein MPPGRSDEGSGSLRWVFSLRELRSATNSFNYDNKIGEGPLGSVYWGQVWDGSQIAVKRLKSAKNGTEAEFASEVEILGRIRHKNLLSFRGYCADGPERILVYDFMANSSLYAHLHGPHSAECLLDWRRRISIAINTARALLYLHHYATPKIIHGSIKTTNVLLDSDFQAHVGDFGLIRFIPDGMDHEKITSESQRGYLAPEYIMFGKPTAGCDVYSFGIILLELASGKRPIEKSCSVKTYGIRNWVLPLARQGRYDEIADSKLSDKFSESELRRMVLVGLACTHSESEKRPTMLEVVPLLKGESKETLIKLERDELFSSDSMVSSQGTPTPDGGTDSVPKEDQELVGA; from the exons ATGCCACCTGGAAG atctgatgaaggaagtggATCATTGAGGTGGGTGTTCTCATTGAGAGAGCTTCGATCAGCAACAAACAGCTTCAATTACGATAACAAGATTGGAGAAGGGCCACTTGGGAGTGTGTATTGGGGACAAGTTTGGGATGGTTCTCAG ATCGCTGTCAagaggttgaagagtgcaaagaatGGCACAGAAGCGGAATTTGCTTCAGAAGTCGAGATATTGGGAAGAATAAGACACAAAAACCTCCTGAGTTTTCGTGGATATTGTGCGGATGGACCCGAACGGATTCTGGTGTATGACTTTATGGCAAACTCAAGTCTCTATGCACATCTTCATGGACCACATTCTGCTGAGTGTCTCCTTGACTGGCGGAGGAGAATATCTATTGCCATCAACACTGCTCGGGCTCTCTT GTACCTTCACCACTATGCAACACCTAAGATAATCCATGGAAGCATCAAGACCACCAATGTGTTACTGGATTCAGACTTCCAGGCACATGTTGGCGATTTCGGTCTGATAAGGTTTATTCCTGATGGAATGGATCATGAAAAGATTACCAGCGAAAGCCAACGAGGCTATCTTGCTCCTGAGTACATTATGTTCGGCAAACCAACTGCAGGTTGTGATGTATACAGCTTTGGAATAATACTATTGGAGCTTGCTAGTGGCAAAAGGCCGATAGAAAAGTCGTGTTCTGTTAAGACATATGGAATTCGAAACTGGGTGCTCCCGCTGGCAAGGCAGGGTAGATATGATGAAATTGCAGACTCAAAACTGAGCGACAAGTTCTCTGAATCTGAACTGAGAAGAATGGTCTTAGTTGGGCTAGCATGTACTCATTCAGAATCTGAAAAAAGACCAACAATGCTTGAAGTTGTGCCGTTGCTGAAAGGCGAATCAAAAGAAACCCTTATTAAGCTTGAAAGAGATGAGTTGTTCAGCTCAGACTCGATGGTGAGTTCACAAGGAACACCAACCCCAGATGGGGGCACAGACTCTGTGCCAAAGGAAGATCAAGAACTGGTTGGAGCGTGA
- the LOC100216997 gene encoding putative protein kinase superfamily protein, giving the protein MANSSLYAHLHGPHSAECLLDWRRRISIAINTARALLYLHHYATPKIIHGSIKTTNVLLDSDFQAHVGDFGLIRFIPDGMDHEKITSESQRGYLAPEYIMFGKPTAGCDVYSFGIILLELASGKRPIEKSCSVKTYGIRNWVLPLARQGRYDEIADSKLSDKFSESELRRMVLVGLACTHSESEKRPTMLEVVPLLKGESKETLIKLERDELFSSDSMVSSQGTPTPDGGTDSVPKEDQELVGA; this is encoded by the exons ATGGCAAACTCAAGTCTCTATGCACATCTTCATGGACCACATTCTGCTGAGTGTCTCCTTGACTGGCGGAGGAGAATATCTATTGCCATCAACACTGCTCGGGCTCTCTT GTACCTTCACCACTATGCAACACCTAAGATAATCCATGGAAGCATCAAGACCACCAATGTGTTACTGGATTCAGACTTCCAGGCACATGTTGGCGATTTCGGTCTGATAAGGTTTATTCCTGATGGAATGGATCATGAAAAGATTACCAGCGAAAGCCAACGAGGCTATCTTGCTCCTGAGTACATTATGTTCGGCAAACCAACTGCAGGTTGTGATGTATACAGCTTTGGAATAATACTATTGGAGCTTGCTAGTGGCAAAAGGCCGATAGAAAAGTCGTGTTCTGTTAAGACATATGGAATTCGAAACTGGGTGCTCCCGCTGGCAAGGCAGGGTAGATATGATGAAATTGCAGACTCAAAACTGAGCGACAAGTTCTCTGAATCTGAACTGAGAAGAATGGTCTTAGTTGGGCTAGCATGTACTCATTCAGAATCTGAAAAAAGACCAACAATGCTTGAAGTTGTGCCGTTGCTGAAAGGCGAATCAAAAGAAACCCTTATTAAGCTTGAAAGAGATGAGTTGTTCAGCTCAGACTCGATGGTGAGTTCACAAGGAACACCAACCCCAGATGGGGGCACAGACTCTGTGCCAAAGGAAGATCAAGAACTGGTTGGAGCGTGA